From the genome of Actinomycetota bacterium:
AGCGGTCAATAGGCTGGGAACGTGGACGACGAAGTCGCGCAGGTGGCCGCCTGGCTCGGCGAGGCCGCGCAGGTGGTCGTGCTCACCGGGGCCGGGATCTCGACCGACTCGGGCATCCCCGACTTCCGCGGACCGCAGGGCGTGTGGACGAAGAACCCGGGGGCGGAGCGCACCGCGACGCTGCAGCACTACATGGCGGACGGCGACGTGCGGAAGCAGGCGTGGCGCAACCGGCTCGACTCGCCCGCCTGGTCGGCGCAGCCCAACGCCGGCCACCGGGCGATCGTGGCCCTCGAGCGGCAGGGCAAGCTGCACTCCCTCGTCACCCAGAACATCGACGAGCTTCACCAGCAGGCGGGCACCGACCCGGCCAAGGTGGTCGAGCTGCACGGCACCATGCGCCATGTGATGTGCATGACGTGCGGCGAGCGGGCGCCGATGGAGCGGGCGCTCGAGCGGGTGCGCGCGGGCGAGGAGGACCCGCCCTGCCGGTCGTGTGGCGGCATCCTCAAGTCGGCGACGATCTCGTTCGGCCAGAACCTGGTGGCCGACGACCTCGAGCGGGCGGAACGGGCCGTCAGCGCGTGCGACCTCCTGCTCGCGGTGGGGTCGAGCCTCACCGTCTACCCGGCGGCGGCGCTCGTGCCGCTGGCACACGCCGCGGGGGCACGGATCGTCATCGTGAACGCGGAGCCCACGCCCTACGACGACATCGCCGACGCGGTGCTGCGCGGCTCGATCAGCGAGGTGCTCCCGGCCATCGTGGGGTGAGCCGGCGGCTCGGGAATGTTGACTCATCGGGTAGGGTTTTAGACACGATGGCTAGCTTCCGAGAGCTACTCAAGCAGACCAAGGCTCAGATCCGGGAGGTCGACACCGCGACGGCGGAGGCGGCGATCGCGTCCCGACCCGAGACGGTGGTGCTCGACGTGCGAGAGCCCGACGAGTACGAGCAGGGCGCGTTGCCGGGCGCGGTGCACATCCCCCGCGGCCACCTCGAGAGCCAGGTCGAGACTCGCATCTCCCGCGACGCGCCGGTCGTCGTGTATTGCGCGGGCGGCATCCGCAGCGCCTTCGCCGCGAAGACGCTGACCGACCTCGGCTACACCGATGTCGTCTCCATGGCGGGCGGCTTCAACAAGTGGAAGAACGAGGGTCGCGACTGGAAGACGCCCCAGACCCTGTCCCCCGAGCAGCGCAACCGCTACCAGCGCCACCTGCTCCTGCCCGAGGTGGGCGAGGAGGGCCAGCAGAAGCTGCTCAGCTCGCGTGCGCTGCTGCTCGGCGCGGGCGGTCTCGGCTCGCCAGCCGCCCTCTACCTGGCGGCCGCAGGTGTCGGCACGCTCGGGATCATCGACATGGACGTGGTCGACCATTCCAACCTGCAGCGGCAGATCTTGCACAACGTCGACCGCGTCGGCGAGCGCAAGGTCGACAGCGCCAAGAAGACTCTCACCGCGCTGAACCCCGACGTCGACGTCGTCACCTACGACGTGCGGCTCGGCGCCGACAACGTCCTCGACATCATCGACGGCTACGACGTCATCGTCGACGGCACCGACAACTTCCCGACGCGTTATCTCGTGAACGACGCCTCGTTGCTGAAGCGCATCCCCGTGGTCCACGGCAGCATCTTTCGCTTCGAGGGCCAGGCCACCGTCTTCGCGCCCTACCAGGGCCCGTGCTACCGGTGCATGATCCCCGAGCCCCCGCCCGCGGAGCTGGCGCCGTCGTGCGCGGAGGCCGGCGTCCTCGGCGTCCTGCCCGGCATCATCGGCAGCATCCAGGCCATGGAGGCCATCAAGCTGCTCCTCGGCCTGGGCGACCCCCTGATCGGGCGCCTGCTCGCGTACGACGCGCTCGAGGAGTCGTTCCGCACGTTCAAGGTCAACCGCGACCCCGAGTGCCCGGCGTGCGGTGAGAACGCAGGCGAGATCGTCATCGCCGAGTACGACGAGCTCTGCATGCCTCACCCGCGAGAAGCGCCTCCCGCCGCGTAAGTCGTAGCCTGAGCGGTATGGCGAACGACGAGCGCCGCACCGACTCCGGCATCGAGATCAAACCCGTCTACCGCCCGCGCGACCTCGAGGGATGGGA
Proteins encoded in this window:
- a CDS encoding NAD-dependent protein deacylase, coding for MDDEVAQVAAWLGEAAQVVVLTGAGISTDSGIPDFRGPQGVWTKNPGAERTATLQHYMADGDVRKQAWRNRLDSPAWSAQPNAGHRAIVALERQGKLHSLVTQNIDELHQQAGTDPAKVVELHGTMRHVMCMTCGERAPMERALERVRAGEEDPPCRSCGGILKSATISFGQNLVADDLERAERAVSACDLLLAVGSSLTVYPAAALVPLAHAAGARIVIVNAEPTPYDDIADAVLRGSISEVLPAIVG
- the moeB gene encoding molybdopterin-synthase adenylyltransferase MoeB encodes the protein MASFRELLKQTKAQIREVDTATAEAAIASRPETVVLDVREPDEYEQGALPGAVHIPRGHLESQVETRISRDAPVVVYCAGGIRSAFAAKTLTDLGYTDVVSMAGGFNKWKNEGRDWKTPQTLSPEQRNRYQRHLLLPEVGEEGQQKLLSSRALLLGAGGLGSPAALYLAAAGVGTLGIIDMDVVDHSNLQRQILHNVDRVGERKVDSAKKTLTALNPDVDVVTYDVRLGADNVLDIIDGYDVIVDGTDNFPTRYLVNDASLLKRIPVVHGSIFRFEGQATVFAPYQGPCYRCMIPEPPPAELAPSCAEAGVLGVLPGIIGSIQAMEAIKLLLGLGDPLIGRLLAYDALEESFRTFKVNRDPECPACGENAGEIVIAEYDELCMPHPREAPPAA